DNA from Nitriliruptor alkaliphilus DSM 45188:
GGATGAAGGCGTCCACGTCCTTCGGGAAGCACGACCCGCCGTACCCGAGGCCCGCCTGGAGGAACTTGGGTCCGATGCGCTCGTCGAGCCCCATGCCCTCGGCCACGACCGCGACGTCGGCCCCGACCGCGTCACAGACGCGAGCGACCTGGTTGATGAACGAGATGCGCGTGGCGAGCATCGCGTTGGAGGCGTGCTTGATCAGCTCGGCGGTGGGGACGTCGGTCTCGACGGCGGGGGCGCCCGTCCGCTCGAGCAACGGGGCGTAGACGCGGCGCAGGACGTCGCGGGCGTCCTCGTGCTCGGTGCCGTAGACCACCCGGTCGGGGCGCAGGGTGTCGGCGACGGCCTGGCCCTCGCGCAGGAACTCGGGGTTCGAGGCGACGTGGACCGTGACGTCGTGGCCCCGGCGGTCCAACTCGCGTTCGATGACGCCACGGAGGCGGGCTCCGGTGTTGGCGGGGACGGTGGACTTCTCCACGAGGACCACGTCGCGCTCGGCGAGCTCGCCGACCTTGCGGCCGACCGCCTCGACGTAGCGCAGGTTCGGTCCGCCGCCTGGCAGGGGCGGGGTCCCGACGCACACGAAGACGACCTCGGCCTCCTTGAGTGCGACCGCGAGGTCGTCGGTGAACGACAACCGACCGGCCGCTTCCTGCTCGGCGACCAGCTCGGGCAGGTCCGGCTCGTGGAACCAGATGCGTCCCTCGTGCAGCCCCTCGATCTTGCTGGCGTCGTCGTCCATCCCCACCACGTGGTGGCCGTCCGCCGC
Protein-coding regions in this window:
- a CDS encoding UDP-glucose dehydrogenase family protein; the encoded protein is MHVAVVGVGHVGLVTAACLAADGHHVVGMDDDASKIEGLHEGRIWFHEPDLPELVAEQEAAGRLSFTDDLAVALKEAEVVFVCVGTPPLPGGGPNLRYVEAVGRKVGELAERDVVLVEKSTVPANTGARLRGVIERELDRRGHDVTVHVASNPEFLREGQAVADTLRPDRVVYGTEHEDARDVLRRVYAPLLERTGAPAVETDVPTAELIKHASNAMLATRISFINQVARVCDAVGADVAVVAEGMGLDERIGPKFLQAGLGYGGSCFPKDVDAFIHLARQVGEDFLLLEEVRRINEGQREVVLRKLRDELWHLEAKVVTLLGAAFKPGTDDLREAPALYLARALLAEGATVRVYDPVALEAFAAEVEGVVAIDDPLEAMRDADAVVITTEWDEVRSLSPGDFLETLSYPIVIDARNAFDPDTMLDAGVRYHSMGRRSASDRAS